In a single window of the Blattabacterium cuenoti genome:
- a CDS encoding citrate synthase → MCSVVNFNINGYHYQLPVIYGTFYEKAINISQLRENTGFITFDPGFKNTGITKSSISFIDGEKGELLYRGYPIEQIINKCSFIETSYLILNGELPNTAQLKSFSEKIKKFNYIHREISQILDNIPNFYHPMGILSSLTYILDAFTNCLQEEDMYLHLIAQLPILAALTYRKKVGLPPSHADHHLDYISNLLKMFFSIPNKSYEQNPIIADALNKLLILHADHEQNCSTTTVRLLGSAHAGLFSSISAGMSALWGRLHGGANQAVIEMLEAILNSGGNIKKWIEKAKNKKDPFRLMGFGHRIYKNFDPRAKIAKKVAENVIQKLGIYDPILELAKNLEENALQDPYFVEKKLYPNIDFYSGIIYKAIGIPKDMFTVMFALGRLPGWMAHWKEMKSNRDPIGRPRQIYIGYKKRNIKN, encoded by the coding sequence ATGTGCAGTGTCGTGAATTTTAATATCAATGGATATCATTACCAACTTCCTGTAATTTATGGAACTTTTTATGAAAAAGCTATTAATATTTCTCAATTAAGAGAAAATACAGGTTTTATAACATTTGATCCTGGATTTAAAAATACAGGAATAACCAAAAGCTCTATTAGTTTTATAGATGGAGAAAAAGGAGAACTTTTATATAGAGGATATCCTATTGAACAAATTATTAATAAATGTTCATTTATAGAAACAAGTTATCTTATTTTAAATGGAGAACTTCCTAACACTGCACAACTCAAGTCTTTTTCTGAAAAAATAAAAAAATTTAATTATATTCATAGAGAAATAAGTCAAATACTTGATAATATTCCTAATTTTTATCATCCAATGGGGATTTTGTCTTCTCTTACTTATATTTTAGATGCATTTACAAATTGTTTACAGGAAGAAGACATGTATCTTCACTTGATAGCTCAATTACCTATATTAGCTGCTTTAACTTACAGAAAAAAAGTTGGATTACCTCCTTCTCATGCAGATCATCATCTTGATTATATTTCCAATTTATTAAAAATGTTTTTTTCTATTCCTAATAAATCTTATGAACAAAATCCGATTATTGCGGATGCTTTGAATAAACTTTTAATATTACATGCTGATCATGAGCAAAATTGTTCCACAACGACCGTTCGATTGTTAGGTTCTGCTCATGCTGGATTATTTTCGTCTATATCTGCAGGAATGAGCGCACTTTGGGGAAGATTACATGGAGGGGCTAATCAAGCTGTAATTGAAATGTTAGAAGCTATTTTAAATAGTGGAGGGAATATAAAAAAGTGGATAGAAAAAGCAAAAAATAAGAAAGATCCATTTCGTCTCATGGGATTTGGACATAGGATTTATAAAAATTTTGATCCTAGAGCTAAAATAGCTAAAAAAGTAGCTGAAAATGTTATTCAAAAATTAGGAATTTATGATCCAATATTGGAATTGGCAAAAAATCTTGAAGAAAATGCACTTCAGGATCCTTATTTTGTAGAAAAGAAACTGTATCCTAACATTGATTTCTATTCCGGAATTATTTATAAAGCTATAGGTATTCCAAAAGATATGTTTACTGTTATGTTTGCTTTAGGTAGATTACCAGGATGGATGGCTCATTGGAAAGAGATGAAATCAAATAGAGATCCTATAGGTAGACCTAGACAAATTTATATAGGATACAAAAAAAGAAATATAAAAAACTAG